A window of the Brassica oleracea var. oleracea cultivar TO1000 chromosome C1, BOL, whole genome shotgun sequence genome harbors these coding sequences:
- the LOC106308615 gene encoding calcium-dependent protein kinase 15: protein MGCFSSKHRRTQSDVVNGNVQRSIPTNQSQTHVPRDVTAHSSIPTNQSQTHVSRDATEPQIPTTTQNHHHNPQEQQESKPVNQPIEEYQVFKPLKPIALLETETILGKPFEQIKRLYTLGHELGRGQFGITYTCKENSTGNTYACKSILKRKLTRKQDRDDVKKEIQIMQHLSGQKNIVEIRGAYEDRQSIHLVMELCGGGELFDRIIAQGHYSERAAAGVIRSVLNVVQICHFMGVMHRDLKPENFLLSSKDEDAMLKATDFGLSVFIEEGKVYRDIVGSAYYVAPEVLRRSYGKEIDIWSAGIILYILLCGVPPFWAETEKGIFEEIIKGEIDFESQPWPSISESAKDLVRKLLTMDPRKRISAAQALEHPWIRGGEAPDNPIDSAVLSRMKQFRAMNKLKKLALKVIAESLSEEEIKGLKTMFANMDTDQSGTITYEELKTGLARLGSKLSEAEVKQLMEAADVDGNGTIDYIEFISATMHRYRLDRDEHLFKAFQYFDKDNSGFITMDELKSAMKEYGMGDETSIKEVIAEVDTDNDGRINYEEFCAMMRSGTTQPQQGKTSSIPLID, encoded by the exons GTCTCTCGTGACGCCACCGAGCCTCAAATCCCGACAACGACTCAGAATCATCATCATAATCCACAAGAACAACAAGAATCCAAACCCGTTAATCAGCCAATCGAAGAGTATCAGGTTTTCAAACCATTGAAACCCATCGCTCTCCTAGAAACAGAGACGATCCTAGGCAAACCCTTCGAACAGATCAAGAGACTCTACACGCTAGGTCACGAGCTAGGTCGAGGGCAGTTCGGTATAACCTACACTTGCAAGGAGAACTCAACGGGAAACACGTACGCGTGCAAGTCCATACTCAAACGAAAGCTAACGAGGAAGCAAGACAGAGACGACGTCAAGAAAGAGATTCAGATCATGCAGCATTTGTCTGGACAAAAGAACATCGTCGAGATCAGAGGCGCTTACGAGGATAGACAGTCGATACATCTTGTGATGGAGCTGTGTGGTGGGGGTGAGTTGTTCGATAGGATCATAGCTCAGGGTCATTACTCGGAGAGAGCAGCTGCTGGTGTTATTAGATCGGTGCTGAATGTTGTGCAGATTTGCCATTTCATGGGTGTGATGCATCGTGATCTCAAGCCTGAGAATTTCTTGCTCAGTAGTAAAGATGAGGATGCTATGCTTAAGGCTACTGACTTTGGATTGTCTGTGTTCATTGAAGAAG GGAAAGTGTACAGAGATATAGTAGGAAGTGCTTATTATGTTGCTCCTGAAGTATTAAGACGAAGTTACGGCAAAGAGATCGATATTTGGAGTGCAGGGATTATTCTTTACATTTTGCTTTGTGGTGTGCCTCCTTTTTGGGCAG AAACTGAGAAGGGGATATTTGAGGAGATAATAAAAGGAGAAATTGATTTTGAGAGCCAGCCATGGCCTTCTATATCTGAGAGTGCTAAAGACCTTGTGAGGAAGTTGCTCACTATGGACCCTAGGAAACGAATCTCTGCGGCACAAGCTCTTG AGCATCCTTGGATCAGAGGCGGAGAAGCGCCGGATAATCCTATTGATAGTGCTGTGTTATCTCGGATGAAGCAGTTCCGAGCAATGAACAAGCTTAAGAAGCTAGCTCTAAAG GTTATTGCTGAAAGTCTATCAGAAGAAGAAATCAAAGGTCTTAAAACCATGTTTGCGAATATGGATACTGATCAAAGTGGCACTATCACTTACGAAGAACTCAAAACCGGGCTGGCTAGACTCGGTTCTAAACTCTCTGAAGCTGAAGTTAAACAACTCATGGAAGCT GCTGATGTAGACGGTAATGGAACAATCGACTACATTGAGTTTATCTCAGCAACGATGCATAGATACAGATTGGACCGAGATGAGCACTTGTTCAAAGCTTTCCAGTACTTTGACAAAGACAACAGCGG GTTTATAACAATGGATGAGTTAAAGTCAGCAATGAAAGAGTATGGTATGGGAGATGAAACTAGCATCAAAGAAGTTATAGCAGAAGTAGATACAGATAAT GATGGAAGAATAAACTATGAAGAATTCTGCGCGATGATGAGAAGTGGTACCACACAGCCACAACAAGGGAAGACTTCTTCCATTCCATTGATTGATTAG